Proteins encoded together in one Halothermothrix orenii H 168 window:
- a CDS encoding methyl-accepting chemotaxis protein gives MKLKVTMSAFIKKGGKAISNFFLKIEKGLINLLNKFKIGKRLMFFILLLIILVIGLNSYLSLNTFTGYVTNQQKQNMLEGLYSIDQLLENKRTELSGYARLLSQVPAVKELVTGEGRVDVLFDLRTNLDIVNLAIRDSEFSLVHSFMAEDPLGNKKELTSKLEQLLFQGITVPFISRTESNIYINSIGPITGEFGIETIGSLIISDPINTTLLDQISKNTGYIVQLYAGDELLFNNSDASEFSSIDLVDEDIITSLNKSEESGEEFYITNKNLESGSYLVGYYPIKNFFGDNIGYLTLVSSQQGVTRLVENTQKRTVLYAVIFIIASFLIVLLITRSITVPLKKVIEVTNSVADGDLTRMVKNKSRDQLAEMTKNFNKMVQNLRSIVKELINSSENVYNMSQNLSANTEEVTAASQEVAAASEEIAAGTEEQAEKTEKATRILSEIKTKAQNVASSSEEVFQTVEQAFDRSSYGLEVMGNVSENMDQILEEVQNTQSEVLTLADKIKKINTIVEAINYINEETSLLSLNAAIEAARAGEAGRGFAVVADEIRKLAEESNKSVQEINHIFEQINTATGNVVDSMEKSSKLVEEGEKSVENAEEVFGQIQEAINKSKKVAREINRYVQEQLEGTREISDAVEEINKISRSNAEGAKQSARTNEEQTEVIEQMAQAADELAHMADNLQRMVNQFRI, from the coding sequence GTGAAACTGAAGGTCACAATGTCGGCGTTTATCAAAAAAGGGGGCAAGGCCATTAGTAATTTCTTTTTAAAGATAGAAAAAGGATTGATAAACCTATTAAACAAATTTAAAATCGGGAAAAGGTTGATGTTTTTTATTTTACTTTTAATTATTCTGGTAATTGGCCTGAACTCTTACCTATCTTTAAATACCTTTACAGGATATGTAACAAACCAGCAGAAACAGAATATGCTGGAAGGCCTTTATAGTATAGACCAGTTACTGGAGAATAAGAGAACAGAACTGAGTGGTTATGCCAGGCTTTTATCACAGGTACCTGCTGTAAAGGAACTGGTTACAGGTGAGGGCAGGGTTGATGTTCTCTTTGATTTACGGACAAATCTGGATATAGTAAATTTGGCCATCAGGGATTCTGAGTTTAGTTTAGTACATAGTTTTATGGCAGAAGATCCCCTTGGAAATAAAAAAGAGTTAACAAGTAAATTAGAGCAGTTGCTTTTTCAGGGGATTACGGTTCCTTTTATATCCAGGACTGAATCAAACATATATATTAATTCAATTGGACCGATAACAGGGGAATTTGGTATTGAAACCATTGGTTCCCTGATTATATCTGATCCTATTAACACAACCTTACTGGACCAGATTTCTAAAAATACCGGGTATATAGTCCAGTTGTATGCCGGTGACGAACTACTTTTTAATAATTCTGATGCCAGTGAATTCAGTTCAATAGACCTGGTTGATGAAGACATTATAACCAGTCTTAATAAAAGTGAAGAAAGTGGTGAAGAATTTTATATAACTAACAAAAACCTTGAGTCCGGTTCTTATCTGGTAGGTTATTATCCAATAAAGAACTTTTTCGGGGATAATATAGGCTACCTGACTCTGGTATCTTCCCAGCAGGGAGTAACCCGGCTGGTCGAAAATACTCAAAAAAGGACCGTATTATATGCTGTAATCTTTATTATAGCTTCTTTCTTGATTGTTTTATTAATTACCCGCAGTATTACAGTTCCCTTAAAAAAGGTCATTGAAGTAACCAATAGTGTTGCTGATGGTGACCTGACCCGGATGGTAAAAAATAAATCCCGGGACCAGCTGGCAGAAATGACAAAGAATTTTAATAAGATGGTTCAGAACCTGAGGTCAATAGTAAAAGAGCTTATAAATTCATCTGAAAATGTTTATAATATGTCTCAAAATTTATCAGCTAATACTGAAGAGGTTACTGCAGCTTCCCAGGAGGTTGCAGCAGCCAGTGAAGAAATAGCAGCAGGTACCGAAGAACAGGCTGAAAAAACCGAAAAAGCAACCAGAATTCTTTCAGAAATCAAAACCAAAGCTCAGAATGTGGCCAGTAGCTCTGAAGAAGTGTTCCAGACAGTTGAGCAGGCTTTTGACAGGTCCAGTTATGGACTGGAAGTAATGGGTAATGTCAGTGAAAATATGGACCAGATCCTGGAAGAAGTCCAAAATACCCAGTCAGAGGTATTGACCCTTGCTGATAAGATTAAAAAAATCAATACTATAGTAGAAGCCATTAATTATATTAACGAAGAGACCAGTCTTCTCTCACTCAACGCCGCTATCGAGGCAGCCAGGGCTGGAGAAGCCGGTAGAGGGTTTGCCGTAGTAGCAGATGAAATCAGGAAACTGGCTGAAGAGTCCAATAAATCTGTCCAGGAAATCAATCATATTTTTGAACAGATAAATACAGCTACCGGTAATGTTGTTGATTCTATGGAAAAAAGCAGCAAACTGGTTGAAGAGGGTGAAAAGTCAGTAGAAAACGCCGAGGAGGTATTTGGTCAGATTCAGGAAGCAATTAATAAATCTAAAAAAGTAGCCCGGGAGATTAATAGATATGTCCAGGAACAGCTTGAGGGTACCCGGGAAATATCTGATGCCGTAGAGGAAATCAATAAAATATCAAGATCCAATGCTGAAGGGGCAAAACAATCTGCCAGGACCAATGAAGAACAGACAGAGGTTATTGAACAGATGGCCCAGGCAGCAGATGAACTGGCCCATATGGCTGATAACCTCCAGAGAATGGTAAATCAGTTCAGGATTTAA
- a CDS encoding FmdB family zinc ribbon protein, which yields MPTYLYECENCGRFEHFQKITDDPIETCPECGGKVRRIIGSPGIIFKGSGFYVTDSRKKNNKKSSDQEKAS from the coding sequence ATGCCAACTTATCTATATGAATGTGAAAATTGTGGACGTTTTGAACACTTTCAAAAAATAACTGATGACCCTATTGAAACCTGCCCGGAATGTGGTGGGAAAGTGAGGAGAATAATTGGTTCTCCCGGTATAATTTTTAAGGGTTCTGGCTTTTATGTAACCGATTCCCGCAAAAAGAATAATAAAAAGTCTTCAGACCAGGAAAAGGCGTCCTGA
- a CDS encoding DUF523 domain-containing protein codes for MIIVSACLLGKKCRYDGKAKLNNRLVKLLKDKEIIPVCPELEGDLPVPRPPAEIIGGNGFDILKGRARIKNREGRDVTDNFIKGVNKVITRVDLKDIRMAILKERSPSCGVNCIYDGSFNGKLKDGCGVFTARLLKEKIPIFSEEETGKLINQGLL; via the coding sequence TTGATTATTGTCAGTGCCTGTCTTCTGGGCAAAAAATGTCGGTATGATGGGAAGGCAAAGTTAAATAATCGCCTTGTTAAATTACTTAAAGATAAAGAAATAATACCGGTTTGTCCGGAGCTGGAGGGGGATTTGCCTGTACCCCGCCCTCCAGCTGAAATAATAGGTGGAAACGGTTTTGATATCCTGAAAGGCAGGGCCAGGATAAAGAATAGAGAAGGTCGGGATGTTACTGATAATTTCATAAAAGGTGTTAACAAAGTAATAACAAGAGTGGATTTAAAGGATATCAGGATGGCTATCCTGAAAGAAAGAAGTCCCAGCTGTGGTGTTAACTGCATTTATGATGGTTCCTTTAATGGTAAACTTAAAGATGGGTGTGGTGTCTTCACAGCCCGGCTCCTTAAAGAAAAAATTCCGATTTTTTCTGAAGAAGAAACAGGTAAATTAATAAATCAAGGCCTTTTATAA
- the sleB gene encoding spore cortex-lytic enzyme, protein MKGVGRVKKKIITLLVILGITGISTVVYFTALNTNTEAARPTLYWGTSGSNVRLVQWKLQQWGYYEGRIDGYFGPETSEAVREFQRKNGLRVDGLVGPQTWAALGYEARPTTYARQTAAAVSRNDDVQLLARLVHAEARGEPYRGQVAIAAVVLNRVESPSFPNSLSGVIYQPLAFESVANGQINLPPTQENLRAARAALNGWDPTYGCLFFWNPSKPVSRWIWSRRVVTTIGSHVFAQ, encoded by the coding sequence ATGAAAGGGGTTGGCAGAGTGAAAAAAAAGATTATAACCCTTCTGGTAATTTTAGGTATTACCGGAATTTCTACTGTAGTATATTTCACTGCACTGAATACAAATACTGAAGCAGCACGACCTACTCTTTACTGGGGAACAAGTGGTAGTAATGTAAGGTTGGTTCAATGGAAGCTACAACAATGGGGATATTATGAAGGGAGAATAGATGGTTATTTTGGTCCGGAGACTTCAGAAGCAGTCAGGGAGTTTCAGAGGAAGAATGGGCTCAGGGTTGACGGACTCGTCGGTCCTCAGACCTGGGCAGCCCTTGGATATGAAGCCCGTCCTACTACATATGCCAGGCAAACAGCGGCAGCAGTTAGCAGAAATGATGATGTCCAGCTACTGGCGAGGTTAGTTCATGCTGAAGCAAGAGGGGAACCATACCGGGGACAGGTTGCGATTGCAGCAGTAGTCCTGAACAGGGTGGAAAGCCCCTCATTTCCCAACAGTCTAAGTGGGGTTATATACCAGCCACTGGCTTTTGAATCAGTGGCCAATGGGCAGATCAATTTACCACCTACCCAGGAAAATTTACGGGCAGCAAGAGCAGCACTTAATGGATGGGATCCAACCTACGGTTGTTTATTTTTCTGGAATCCTTCAAAACCGGTTAGCCGGTGGATCTGGTCCCGTAGGGTAGTAACGACAATTGGTAGCCATGTATTTGCCCAGTAA
- the ypeB gene encoding germination protein YpeB gives MLIAVLVAGAIGYWGYDQYRDRQQLEIYLGNKYQQAFYELVERVEQLQVLLGKTMVSSSPRQNILILTDVWNHATTAQEQLNRLPLSNQAAFRAAKFLNQTGDYAHVLAQKNAEGKVLTAENRKKLVELRQQAARVSASLHDLESQVFSGDINWVELVKGTRGKMQENKPNPMLDGFDEIRSELSKYPTLIYDGPFSDHITETKPRGLQGNEVTKTEARRKAEKVADFVNNDGINVSRGKTVNGRIRSYNFQVKNDDGEVYSVDISRKGGHLVNMLTSRQVAGAKIGQKEAAEKARDYLARIGYPNMEPTYSEINDNIAFISFAYKPDNIIYYTDIINVQVALDNGQILGVEALNYLMSHREREKQEPEISEEEVRGMVNDTLEKIENIRLAVIPEESLKEVFTYEVRGTIGEETYLVYINAKTGVEEQILKVIKGKQGTFAL, from the coding sequence GTGTTGATTGCTGTACTGGTTGCAGGGGCAATTGGATACTGGGGATATGATCAATACCGGGACAGGCAGCAATTAGAGATATATCTCGGTAATAAATATCAACAGGCTTTTTATGAACTGGTTGAACGTGTTGAGCAATTACAGGTCTTACTGGGGAAAACTATGGTATCCAGTTCCCCCCGTCAAAATATTTTGATTTTAACAGACGTCTGGAACCATGCTACAACTGCCCAGGAGCAGTTAAACAGGCTTCCTCTTTCCAATCAGGCTGCCTTCAGGGCTGCCAAGTTTTTAAACCAGACCGGGGATTATGCCCATGTTCTGGCCCAGAAAAATGCTGAAGGAAAAGTATTAACGGCAGAAAACAGGAAAAAATTAGTTGAATTACGCCAGCAGGCCGCCAGAGTCAGTGCATCTTTACATGACCTCGAGAGTCAGGTATTCAGTGGAGATATAAACTGGGTTGAACTTGTTAAAGGAACAAGAGGCAAGATGCAGGAGAATAAACCCAATCCTATGCTGGATGGATTTGATGAAATCCGGAGTGAGTTAAGTAAATATCCTACCCTGATATATGATGGTCCCTTTTCAGACCATATAACAGAGACAAAACCCAGGGGGCTTCAGGGTAACGAGGTAACCAAAACAGAAGCCAGAAGAAAGGCTGAAAAGGTAGCTGATTTTGTAAATAATGATGGAATTAATGTTTCCCGGGGGAAAACGGTGAATGGGAGAATACGTTCTTATAACTTTCAGGTTAAAAATGATGACGGAGAGGTTTATTCTGTAGATATCAGCAGAAAAGGTGGTCATCTGGTTAATATGCTGACCAGCCGGCAGGTAGCTGGAGCAAAAATTGGGCAAAAAGAAGCTGCGGAAAAGGCCCGTGATTACCTGGCCCGGATTGGTTACCCCAATATGGAACCAACATATTCTGAGATTAATGATAACATAGCTTTTATTTCCTTTGCCTACAAGCCTGATAATATTATCTACTATACAGATATTATTAATGTTCAGGTAGCCCTTGATAATGGACAGATTCTGGGTGTTGAAGCCCTGAATTATTTGATGTCACACCGGGAAAGGGAAAAACAGGAACCAGAGATCAGTGAAGAAGAAGTAAGGGGTATGGTAAATGATACTCTTGAAAAAATAGAGAATATCAGGCTGGCTGTTATCCCTGAAGAAAGTCTAAAAGAAGTCTTTACCTATGAGGTCAGGGGTACAATAGGTGAAGAAACCTATCTCGTTTATATAAATGCTAAAACAGGTGTTGAAGAACAAATCTTAAAGGTAATCAAAGGAAAACAGGGTACTTTTGCCCTTTAG
- a CDS encoding DUF362 domain-containing protein encodes MERVSVIKCDSYKGVEEKVVSAVKLLGGIEKFVKPGQKVLLKVNLLMGKPPDKAITTHPRVVKAVGELVKQAGGQVIIGDSPGGPFTKNALRKIYRVTGMEEVAEELGAELNYDVEQEKVEYRSGIITKSFIVGKYITGADVIINIPKLKTHGMTMYTGAVKNLYGAIPGLLKADYHLRMPELSHFSQMLIDLAFCVKPALNIMDGIIGMEGDGPSGGTPRKFGYILASASPLGLDVAALFLMGVRPLNKVPLIKAARERGEVADITDINLVGDKLYPLDDVEIPQGDRVSNLLDKRLPGPLANILGYLLRPRPVFDHGRCTGCQVCFKHCPAKTIEMVAGKPEVNLNNCIRCFCCQELCPYNAVDIKRPLLGRLIF; translated from the coding sequence ATGGAGAGGGTTTCTGTAATCAAATGTGATTCATATAAAGGGGTTGAAGAAAAGGTTGTGTCGGCTGTTAAATTGCTGGGTGGTATAGAGAAGTTTGTTAAACCCGGTCAGAAAGTGCTTTTAAAGGTAAACCTGCTTATGGGAAAACCCCCGGATAAGGCTATTACTACCCACCCCCGGGTAGTAAAGGCAGTTGGTGAATTGGTAAAACAGGCAGGGGGACAGGTAATAATCGGGGATAGCCCTGGAGGTCCCTTTACTAAAAATGCCCTTAGAAAAATATATAGGGTCACCGGTATGGAGGAAGTGGCAGAGGAACTGGGAGCTGAACTTAATTATGATGTTGAACAGGAGAAGGTAGAATACCGGTCTGGAATTATAACAAAATCATTTATAGTAGGTAAATATATAACCGGGGCCGATGTAATTATCAATATACCGAAATTAAAGACCCATGGTATGACCATGTATACCGGGGCTGTTAAGAATTTGTATGGGGCTATTCCCGGTCTTCTCAAAGCTGATTACCATTTGAGAATGCCTGAACTGAGCCACTTCTCCCAGATGCTAATAGACCTGGCTTTTTGTGTTAAACCAGCCCTGAACATTATGGATGGGATAATCGGAATGGAAGGGGACGGTCCTTCGGGAGGGACACCTCGTAAATTTGGTTATATTCTGGCCAGCGCTTCTCCCCTTGGCCTTGATGTAGCAGCTCTGTTTTTAATGGGGGTCAGGCCATTAAATAAAGTACCTCTAATAAAGGCTGCCCGGGAACGTGGAGAAGTAGCTGATATAACCGATATTAACCTTGTTGGTGATAAGTTATACCCACTGGATGATGTTGAAATTCCCCAGGGGGACAGGGTATCCAATCTACTGGATAAAAGGCTACCAGGACCCCTTGCCAATATATTAGGTTATTTACTCAGGCCCAGACCTGTTTTTGATCATGGTAGATGTACCGGATGTCAGGTTTGTTTTAAGCACTGCCCGGCTAAAACCATAGAAATGGTTGCCGGAAAACCTGAAGTTAATTTAAATAACTGTATCAGGTGCTTTTGCTGTCAGGAACTATGTCCTTATAATGCTGTAGATATTAAGCGACCTTTACTCGGCAGGTTAATTTTCTAA
- a CDS encoding metallophosphoesterase family protein, with the protein MVIGVVSDTHIPTKARSLPEELVTGLKDVDLIIHAGDVINVKTLNEFKKIAPVKAVSGNVDLPEVKKMLPDRLNLTLENKKIGVVHGHNLRGHIMDRLGYIFPEADIIIFGHTHHPLNRRINGQLYFNPGSPTDKRLQPHYTYGIIELSGKNINSKIIEF; encoded by the coding sequence ATGGTTATTGGGGTAGTATCTGATACTCATATACCTACAAAAGCCAGATCGTTACCTGAGGAATTGGTTACAGGTCTTAAAGATGTTGATTTAATTATTCATGCCGGGGATGTTATAAATGTAAAGACTCTGAATGAATTTAAAAAAATAGCTCCTGTTAAAGCAGTATCCGGCAATGTTGATCTCCCTGAAGTAAAAAAAATGTTGCCTGATAGACTTAATTTGACCCTTGAAAATAAAAAAATAGGGGTGGTCCATGGTCATAATCTGAGGGGTCATATAATGGATAGACTGGGTTATATTTTTCCGGAAGCTGATATTATAATTTTTGGTCATACCCATCATCCGTTAAACCGTAGAATTAATGGCCAGTTATATTTTAATCCTGGATCTCCTACTGACAAACGTTTACAACCACATTATACTTATGGTATTATTGAATTATCAGGAAAAAATATAAATAGTAAAATTATAGAATTCTAA
- a CDS encoding YlbF family regulator — protein sequence MALYDLAHQLAREIKNSDEYTRYKELKDKIMSNEATKSMLLDFQKQQINIQSKQINGQTITDEEKEKFENIKELINLNSDIKEYLDAEYRMGVLFNDIQKILFGGLEIGITENEKSTR from the coding sequence ATGGCTTTATATGATCTGGCTCATCAACTCGCAAGAGAAATAAAGAATTCAGATGAATATACCCGCTATAAAGAACTTAAGGATAAAATAATGTCAAATGAAGCTACCAAAAGTATGTTGCTTGATTTTCAAAAACAACAAATTAATATCCAGTCCAAACAAATTAATGGACAGACAATTACTGATGAAGAGAAGGAGAAATTTGAAAACATAAAAGAGCTTATTAATTTGAATTCTGATATTAAAGAATACCTGGATGCAGAATACAGGATGGGTGTCTTATTCAATGATATTCAAAAAATACTCTTTGGGGGACTTGAGATCGGTATTACCGAAAATGAAAAAAGCACCCGGTAA
- a CDS encoding NifU family protein, with amino-acid sequence MKEEVAKIIDKIRPSLQADGGDVKLVDVDDEKGIVKVKLLGACQGCPMSTMTIKNGIERVLKEKVPGVKEVKPV; translated from the coding sequence ATGAAAGAAGAGGTTGCCAAAATCATTGATAAAATTAGACCAAGCCTTCAGGCCGATGGTGGAGACGTAAAACTGGTTGACGTTGATGATGAAAAAGGTATAGTAAAAGTTAAATTACTGGGTGCCTGTCAGGGGTGTCCGATGTCAACCATGACTATCAAAAACGGAATTGAAAGGGTCTTAAAGGAAAAAGTTCCTGGAGTAAAGGAAGTAAAACCCGTATAA
- a CDS encoding YtrH family sporulation protein, producing the protein MNRVVPVFFIALGVVLGGSFIGSIGGVLINQPPLKTLTDIADDLKLYAIISAIGGTFTNLRMLEGVFTQGDLSIIVQQFFILLSAFMGAQLGYWLVIVFCGGK; encoded by the coding sequence ATGAACCGGGTTGTCCCTGTCTTTTTTATTGCCCTGGGAGTTGTCCTGGGTGGTTCCTTTATTGGTAGCATCGGTGGGGTTTTAATTAACCAGCCACCTCTTAAAACCTTAACTGATATAGCCGATGACCTTAAATTATATGCAATTATCAGTGCTATCGGGGGGACCTTCACCAACCTCAGAATGCTGGAAGGTGTCTTTACCCAGGGGGATTTATCCATAATTGTGCAACAATTTTTTATCCTGCTCAGCGCCTTTATGGGAGCCCAGCTCGGTTACTGGCTAGTTATTGTCTTCTGCGGGGGTAAGTAA
- a CDS encoding DNA polymerase III subunit alpha → MTANFVHLHVHTEYSLLDGAIRLKDLVKKTKEYDMPGVAITDHGVLYGAIDFYKLARQYGIKPIIGCEVYLTPSSFRKKDTRERYHLLLIAQNREGYHNLTKIVSRSWLEGFYYKPRVDKDLLYQHRKGLICLSSCLQGEIPQLILKDRLQEAEQAIKEYEAIFGRESFYLELQDHNLGDEKLVNSRLIELSNKLGTPLVVTNDSHYLNREDASLHDVLLAMQTGKTINDENRLSFTGEEFYFKSPDEMKSLFPDIEDTYLNTVKIAEMTDIDFDFNTFYIPDFPDAKGDKTPVEILRDKCQQGLKEKGLEDNKEARERLQYELEIIEEMGYVSYFLIVWDFVNFARQKGIRVGPGRGSAAGSLVSYLLGITKINPLKYGLIFERFLNPERVTMPDIDIDFDERRDEIIEYVKQRYGREKVAQIGTFGTMAARAAIRDVGRVLDIPLRKVDRIAKMVPGRVTIKEALKMNDNLNKLYQQDSEVKRLLDYACRVEGMPRHISTHAAGVIIGPGDLSNIIPLQTQDENIITQFHMENLEELGLLKMDFLGLRNLTIINKTLNLISKRYGREIDVDNIPLNDDRVYKMLQEGKTPGVFQMESRLFQDLNRRLKPEKFSDLIALLALGRPGPLGSNLVEQYIKSRHGEIEPSYLHPELEPILEETFGLILYQEQVMEIASKLAGYTMGEADLLRRGMGKKKKELISKERERFVEGAVKNGIEKEVAHKIFDQMEYFAGYGFNKSHSTAYAMLAYQTAYLKANYPSEFMAALLSTVMNNLDKVGQYIRECQEMGLRVLPPDVNRSGFEFETTPDGDISFGLKAIKNVGIKAIEAIIEERNRNGNYSSLEDFIERVDTGRVNLQVIESLIKAGVFDSFNTYRSQMLIKYEEIYEKLGSRSRNRAQGQTSFFDLFSEDEKFYNQSIEYPEIEELPLEERLNQEKEYLGIYLSAHPLDPFKDKIDHFISTTSQDIKDYEGDKVTIGGVVVDFKEHITRTNKKMAFLTLEDWLGNIKVVVFPDLYNQLDINLEKGLKLLITGRVDDGSVISNKIISLEQDFIEIDVTSLDSDKLKELKNLCQQYRGDCPLFINVGDTCLLSGINYWVSDGGAFLQKAKKLVGINNVKIWSS, encoded by the coding sequence ATGACTGCAAATTTTGTCCACCTTCATGTCCATACTGAATATAGCCTCCTCGATGGCGCCATAAGGTTAAAAGACCTGGTCAAAAAGACAAAAGAATATGATATGCCCGGTGTAGCTATTACTGACCATGGTGTCCTCTATGGGGCTATTGATTTTTATAAACTGGCCAGGCAATATGGTATTAAACCGATTATCGGATGTGAAGTCTATCTTACCCCTTCTTCATTCCGGAAAAAAGATACCCGTGAAAGATACCACCTGCTTCTCATTGCTCAAAACCGGGAGGGTTATCACAATTTAACAAAAATCGTTTCCCGCTCCTGGCTTGAGGGGTTTTACTATAAACCCCGGGTTGATAAAGATTTGTTATACCAGCACCGTAAGGGTTTGATATGTCTGTCTTCCTGCCTGCAGGGGGAAATTCCCCAGTTAATTTTAAAGGACAGGCTTCAGGAGGCAGAACAGGCCATCAAAGAATATGAAGCTATTTTTGGCAGGGAAAGTTTTTATCTGGAGTTACAGGATCATAACCTGGGTGATGAAAAACTGGTTAATTCCAGGTTGATTGAGCTTTCAAACAAACTGGGAACCCCACTGGTGGTTACCAATGATTCTCATTATCTCAATAGAGAAGATGCCTCCCTCCATGATGTCTTACTGGCAATGCAGACCGGAAAGACTATTAATGATGAAAACCGTCTTTCTTTTACAGGAGAAGAATTTTACTTCAAGTCTCCGGATGAGATGAAATCCCTTTTCCCGGACATAGAGGATACCTATTTAAATACTGTAAAAATTGCCGAGATGACGGATATTGATTTTGATTTTAACACCTTTTATATCCCTGACTTTCCTGATGCTAAAGGGGATAAAACCCCTGTAGAGATACTAAGGGATAAATGCCAACAGGGTTTGAAAGAAAAGGGTTTAGAGGATAATAAAGAAGCAAGAGAACGGCTCCAGTATGAGCTGGAGATCATAGAAGAGATGGGCTATGTATCTTATTTTCTAATAGTCTGGGATTTTGTCAATTTTGCCCGCCAGAAAGGGATAAGGGTAGGACCAGGTCGGGGTTCTGCAGCCGGTAGCCTGGTATCCTACCTGTTGGGGATAACCAAAATAAACCCCCTGAAATATGGTTTGATTTTTGAGAGGTTTTTGAATCCGGAAAGGGTAACAATGCCCGATATTGATATAGATTTTGATGAACGCCGTGATGAAATAATTGAATATGTCAAACAGCGCTATGGTCGGGAAAAAGTAGCCCAGATTGGCACATTTGGAACAATGGCAGCCCGGGCTGCTATCAGGGATGTCGGTCGGGTTCTTGATATTCCTTTAAGGAAAGTTGACCGGATTGCAAAAATGGTTCCGGGCCGGGTTACTATAAAAGAAGCCCTTAAAATGAATGATAATCTAAATAAATTATATCAGCAGGATAGTGAAGTAAAACGACTTCTGGACTATGCGTGTCGTGTTGAGGGAATGCCCCGTCATATTTCTACCCATGCCGCCGGGGTTATCATTGGTCCCGGGGATTTAAGTAATATTATTCCTCTCCAGACCCAGGATGAGAACATTATTACCCAGTTTCATATGGAGAATCTTGAGGAACTCGGGTTATTAAAGATGGATTTTCTGGGATTGAGAAACCTGACTATCATTAATAAGACCCTGAATTTAATTTCAAAAAGATATGGCCGGGAAATAGATGTAGATAATATCCCTCTCAATGATGATCGCGTTTATAAAATGCTACAGGAGGGTAAAACCCCGGGTGTATTTCAGATGGAGTCAAGGTTATTTCAGGACCTTAACCGTCGTTTAAAGCCAGAAAAATTTTCGGATTTGATAGCCCTCCTGGCCCTGGGGCGCCCCGGACCCCTGGGCAGCAATCTGGTGGAACAGTATATAAAAAGCAGGCACGGTGAAATTGAACCTTCATATTTACACCCTGAACTGGAACCTATTCTTGAAGAAACCTTTGGTTTAATTTTATACCAGGAACAGGTCATGGAGATAGCCAGCAAACTGGCCGGTTATACCATGGGTGAGGCTGATTTATTACGCAGGGGGATGGGAAAAAAGAAAAAAGAGTTAATTAGTAAGGAACGGGAACGCTTTGTTGAAGGAGCGGTTAAGAACGGTATTGAAAAGGAAGTAGCCCATAAAATCTTTGATCAGATGGAGTATTTTGCCGGTTATGGCTTTAATAAATCCCATAGTACTGCCTATGCCATGCTGGCCTATCAGACGGCATATCTAAAGGCAAATTACCCGTCTGAATTCATGGCAGCTCTCCTGTCAACGGTTATGAATAACCTGGATAAGGTTGGTCAGTATATCAGGGAATGCCAGGAGATGGGGTTAAGGGTACTTCCTCCTGATGTGAACAGGAGTGGTTTTGAGTTTGAAACAACCCCTGATGGGGATATAAGTTTTGGCTTGAAGGCAATCAAGAATGTCGGTATTAAAGCTATTGAGGCTATTATTGAGGAACGGAACCGGAACGGAAATTATAGTTCCCTGGAAGATTTTATAGAAAGGGTAGATACAGGCAGGGTAAATCTGCAGGTTATCGAATCTCTTATAAAGGCAGGTGTTTTTGATAGCTTTAATACTTACCGTTCTCAGATGCTTATAAAATATGAAGAAATTTATGAAAAACTGGGTAGCAGGTCCCGTAACCGGGCCCAGGGTCAGACATCATTTTTTGACCTTTTTTCTGAAGATGAAAAGTTCTATAATCAGTCTATTGAATATCCAGAAATTGAAGAATTACCCCTTGAAGAAAGGCTTAATCAGGAAAAAGAGTATCTGGGTATTTACCTTTCCGCTCATCCCCTCGATCCTTTTAAGGATAAGATAGATCATTTTATTTCGACAACCAGTCAGGATATAAAAGATTATGAAGGGGATAAGGTGACAATCGGTGGTGTTGTGGTTGATTTTAAGGAGCATATTACCAGGACAAATAAGAAAATGGCCTTCTTGACTTTGGAGGATTGGTTGGGTAATATTAAGGTAGTCGTTTTCCCCGATCTTTATAATCAGCTGGATATTAATCTGGAAAAAGGTTTAAAACTTCTGATTACCGGTAGGGTAGATGATGGTAGTGTTATTTCTAATAAAATAATATCCCTTGAGCAGGATTTTATTGAAATAGATGTAACTTCTCTGGATAGTGATAAACTTAAGGAATTAAAAAATCTTTGTCAACAATACAGAGGGGACTGTCCCCTGTTCATAAATGTTGGGGATACCTGCTTGTTGAGCGGGATAAATTACTGGGTATCTGACGGGGGAGCCTTCTTACAGAAGGCAAAAAAACTTGTTGGGATAAATAATGTAAAGATATGGTCATCATAA